The proteins below are encoded in one region of Marinobacter sp. F4206:
- a CDS encoding BCCT family transporter, giving the protein MLERLQRRLGLQTIPGVFFTSAGMAVLFVIFAIPFDAEVSGFFGVLTGWVARNLGWFYILSVTSLLLFLLALAVSRYGAIRLGSDDSRPDYSNLTWFTMLFAAGIGTILMFWGVAEPISHFSAPPFAGVRAGSEQAASDAMTVSLYHFGLHTWTIFAMPGLAIGYFAYRHNLPMRISSLFYPILGDRAFGPWGWAVDVIAVLGTLFGVATSLGLGTLQLNSGLSYLFGIPSTGMVQVLLIAVIACIAATSVALGLDKGVRRLSQLNILLAVLLVLFVVVFGPTVHIAEGMVQSVGDYLDALPWLAFWTESFRETDWQRQWTLFYWAWTISWAPYVGIFIARISRGRTIREFVAGVLFAPTAFTVVWFGVFGLSAINVEMNGQVALAEQVQQDPSVAIFAFLEAFPLAELASLLSVVIIIIFFTTSSDSASLVIDLLTRREDQPSLIRQRIFWAAAQGVIAASLLLAGGLDALQNVITSLGLPFCVLLLFMAVALFRALRADYRGYSVSELVQGRAFPEVEAVTVPKEENQDVQ; this is encoded by the coding sequence GTGCTGGAACGGCTGCAACGCCGATTAGGGCTGCAGACGATACCGGGGGTATTTTTCACCTCTGCGGGGATGGCGGTCCTGTTTGTGATCTTCGCCATCCCGTTTGATGCGGAAGTCTCCGGATTCTTCGGGGTTCTGACTGGCTGGGTGGCCCGTAATCTCGGCTGGTTCTATATCCTCTCGGTCACATCCCTGCTGCTGTTTCTCCTGGCTCTTGCGGTCAGTCGTTATGGCGCTATCCGGCTGGGTAGTGACGATTCCCGCCCAGACTACTCCAATCTGACCTGGTTCACCATGCTGTTCGCGGCCGGTATTGGCACCATCCTGATGTTCTGGGGGGTGGCCGAGCCGATTTCCCATTTTTCGGCCCCTCCGTTCGCGGGTGTCCGGGCAGGCAGCGAACAGGCGGCCAGTGATGCCATGACGGTATCGCTCTACCATTTTGGCCTGCACACATGGACCATCTTCGCCATGCCGGGGCTGGCCATTGGCTACTTTGCCTACCGGCACAATCTGCCCATGCGGATCAGCAGCCTGTTCTATCCGATTCTGGGGGATCGGGCCTTCGGTCCCTGGGGCTGGGCGGTGGATGTCATTGCCGTACTCGGTACCCTGTTCGGCGTGGCGACCTCGCTCGGCCTTGGCACCCTGCAACTGAACAGCGGCCTGTCCTACCTGTTTGGTATTCCTTCCACGGGGATGGTCCAGGTTCTGTTGATCGCGGTCATAGCCTGCATTGCCGCAACGTCGGTGGCGCTGGGTCTGGATAAAGGCGTGCGTCGCCTGTCCCAACTGAACATTCTGCTTGCAGTCCTGCTGGTTCTCTTTGTGGTCGTCTTCGGCCCCACAGTCCACATCGCCGAGGGCATGGTGCAGAGCGTGGGCGACTATCTTGATGCGCTACCCTGGCTGGCCTTCTGGACCGAGTCTTTCAGGGAGACGGACTGGCAACGGCAGTGGACCCTGTTCTACTGGGCCTGGACCATTTCCTGGGCGCCCTACGTGGGTATATTCATCGCCCGTATTTCCCGCGGCCGAACAATCCGGGAGTTCGTCGCGGGGGTTTTGTTTGCGCCGACGGCCTTCACAGTGGTGTGGTTTGGCGTTTTCGGTCTTTCCGCGATCAACGTGGAAATGAACGGTCAGGTCGCACTGGCGGAGCAGGTCCAGCAGGATCCCTCGGTGGCCATCTTTGCGTTTCTTGAAGCGTTTCCCCTTGCGGAGCTCGCATCGTTGCTGAGTGTGGTCATTATTATCATCTTCTTCACCACGTCGTCGGATTCCGCCTCGCTGGTGATCGACCTGCTCACGCGTCGGGAGGACCAGCCTTCGCTGATACGCCAGCGCATTTTCTGGGCAGCGGCCCAGGGTGTGATCGCCGCCAGCCTGTTGCTGGCCGGTGGTCTGGATGCGCTACAAAATGTCATTACGTCCCTGGGCCTGCCGTTCTGCGTGCTGCTGCTGTTTATGGCGGTGGCTCTGTTCCGGGCCCTGAGAGCGGATTACCGGGGCTACTCGGTCAGTGAGCTGGTGCAGGGGCGCGCTTTCCCGGAAGTGGAAGCCGTTACGGTGCCCAAAGAGGAGAACCAGGATGTACAGTAA
- a CDS encoding DUF4175 domain-containing protein: MVTIKKIVAVGVLAAAPVWAFAHGSEGPYSGHGPGMMMSPEQMEQMHRNWSRMDGMMQQVPEASSPAERQRLMEEHWEAMEEQMELMHQGMMGPGMMGPGMMGNSQGMMNNQGQKQSGNAQGNGAGTANMDYGQRMEMMERRMDQMQIMMEQMFKHQQQLNRN, from the coding sequence ATGGTTACCATTAAAAAAATCGTTGCCGTTGGTGTCCTGGCAGCCGCCCCGGTTTGGGCGTTTGCCCACGGCAGTGAGGGCCCCTACTCAGGACACGGGCCTGGCATGATGATGAGCCCGGAACAGATGGAACAGATGCACCGTAACTGGTCGAGAATGGACGGTATGATGCAGCAGGTTCCGGAAGCCAGTTCGCCAGCCGAGCGCCAGCGTCTGATGGAGGAACACTGGGAGGCGATGGAAGAACAGATGGAGCTGATGCACCAGGGCATGATGGGTCCCGGAATGATGGGGCCCGGAATGATGGGTAATAGCCAGGGGATGATGAACAATCAGGGACAAAAGCAGTCTGGAAACGCCCAGGGTAATGGGGCGGGAACTGCCAATATGGATTATGGGCAGCGCATGGAAATGATGGAACGTCGTATGGACCAGATGCAGATCATGATGGAACAGATGTTCAAGCATCAGCAGCAACTGAACCGGAATTGA
- the cadR gene encoding Cd(II)/Pb(II)-responsive transcriptional regulator, producing the protein MKIGEISKRANIPVETVRYYEKIGLLPEPDRTDSGYRSYRPAHLDRLLFIKRCRNLDMAQDEIRELIRLAENPEADCSGVDALLARHLHHVRERRQELASLEQTLEKLQKACTEGRTVRECGILGGLTTELEALETSDKHNHVPGTHGQGHS; encoded by the coding sequence ATGAAAATTGGTGAAATCTCGAAACGCGCCAACATCCCCGTTGAGACCGTTCGATACTATGAAAAGATCGGTTTGCTTCCGGAGCCTGACCGCACGGACAGCGGCTACCGGTCCTATCGTCCGGCCCACCTCGATCGCCTGCTGTTCATCAAACGGTGTCGCAACCTGGACATGGCTCAGGACGAAATCCGCGAACTCATCCGCCTGGCCGAGAATCCGGAGGCGGATTGCAGCGGCGTGGACGCCTTGCTGGCGAGACACCTGCACCACGTTCGCGAGCGGCGGCAGGAGCTGGCAAGTCTGGAACAGACGCTCGAGAAGCTTCAGAAAGCCTGCACGGAAGGCCGGACGGTCCGGGAGTGCGGGATTCTTGGCGGCCTGACAACGGAACTGGAAGCCCTTGAGACCTCGGACAAGCACAATCACGTGCCCGGCACCCACGGCCAGGGCCACAGCTGA
- a CDS encoding cation transporter — protein sequence MACSCSAPEPKSPAPGFRRALWIALWVNLAMFFVEGLASLQSNSVSLLADAIDFFGDSANYILSLTVLSMGMIWRGRAAMIKGLTMATFGLVVWTRAIWIAQSGITPEPLTMGAVGLLALVANVSVAVMLFRFREGDSDMRSVWLCSRNDAIGNIAVMGAAFGVFGTGSAWPDLIVAAIMGSLAVTAGVSVVRHARKDIAEARATNAQAASPSPATGSR from the coding sequence ATGGCATGCAGCTGCTCTGCGCCCGAACCCAAATCCCCGGCACCGGGATTCCGACGCGCTCTTTGGATTGCGCTCTGGGTTAATCTGGCCATGTTCTTCGTTGAAGGGTTAGCCAGCCTCCAGTCCAATTCGGTTTCCCTGCTCGCCGACGCCATCGACTTCTTTGGCGACAGCGCCAACTACATCTTGTCCCTGACCGTGCTCTCCATGGGCATGATCTGGCGCGGCCGCGCCGCGATGATCAAGGGGCTGACCATGGCTACGTTTGGCCTGGTGGTCTGGACCCGCGCCATCTGGATTGCCCAGAGTGGCATCACCCCCGAGCCTCTGACTATGGGTGCCGTCGGCCTGCTGGCCCTCGTCGCCAATGTCAGTGTTGCGGTCATGCTGTTCCGATTCCGCGAAGGCGATTCCGACATGAGATCGGTGTGGCTGTGTAGCCGTAACGATGCGATCGGCAATATTGCGGTCATGGGGGCGGCATTCGGGGTATTTGGCACCGGTAGCGCCTGGCCCGATCTCATCGTTGCCGCCATCATGGGTAGCCTCGCCGTCACCGCCGGGGTCAGCGTGGTCCGGCACGCCCGGAAAGACATCGCAGAGGCGCGGGCCACCAACGCTCAGGCAGCGTCCCCGAGCCCGGCCACGGGCTCGCGCTAG
- a CDS encoding AEC family transporter, which produces MAAALALFIKLIPLYVTVALGWVAGRYLEASGKHIAGIMLYIVTPSVVFSGVMAAPLSPEVIFLPFLTFGIASVLGIVQLKLARRVISDGSASIIPLCVGSGNTGYFGVPVALLLFGEEGLGLYIVCMLGTTLFENSVGFYLAARGRYDLKAALWRVAKLPSVYAFLAAVFLNLSGFRIPDVFVPLFDNLRGAYSVLGMMIIGMSITSFRGLAGNIRFTGLAFVGKFVVWPLVATVFWWLDANVLGVYEPAVHKAMFLISITPIAANTVVIATLLDTSPRQAAGTVLLTTLFALVFIPVMVSLAF; this is translated from the coding sequence ATGGCCGCTGCGCTGGCACTGTTTATCAAACTGATCCCGCTGTACGTGACCGTTGCTCTCGGCTGGGTGGCAGGGCGTTATCTGGAGGCCAGCGGCAAGCACATTGCCGGTATCATGCTGTATATCGTGACACCCTCCGTGGTGTTCTCGGGTGTGATGGCCGCGCCACTGTCCCCGGAAGTCATTTTCCTCCCGTTCCTGACCTTCGGGATTGCCTCGGTGCTGGGTATTGTCCAGCTCAAGCTGGCGAGAAGGGTGATCAGCGACGGCAGTGCCAGCATTATTCCCCTGTGTGTGGGCTCCGGCAATACCGGCTACTTCGGGGTTCCCGTGGCCTTGCTGCTGTTCGGGGAAGAGGGGTTGGGCCTCTACATCGTGTGCATGCTCGGCACCACTCTGTTCGAAAACTCCGTGGGGTTCTACCTGGCGGCCCGGGGCCGTTACGATCTGAAAGCGGCGCTCTGGCGGGTCGCGAAGCTGCCTTCGGTCTATGCGTTCCTGGCTGCGGTATTCCTGAACCTGTCCGGCTTCCGGATTCCGGATGTGTTTGTGCCATTGTTTGATAATCTGCGGGGTGCCTACAGTGTGCTCGGCATGATGATCATCGGAATGAGTATCACCAGTTTCCGGGGATTGGCCGGCAATATCCGTTTTACCGGCCTGGCCTTCGTTGGCAAGTTTGTGGTCTGGCCGCTGGTGGCCACCGTGTTCTGGTGGCTGGACGCCAATGTGCTCGGTGTCTACGAGCCCGCGGTCCACAAGGCCATGTTCCTGATTTCCATTACCCCCATTGCCGCCAATACCGTGGTCATCGCGACTCTGCTCGACACCTCGCCGAGGCAGGCTGCGGGCACGGTACTGCTGACCACGCTGTTTGCCCTGGTCTTTATTCCGGTAATGGTCTCGCTGGCGTTCTAG
- a CDS encoding Crp/Fnr family transcriptional regulator, which produces MNSILRPDVTSSPCMLGEDHADIVRQEPGPQSDALLHGLSRVFGIRPNDNPDDTDTRLLTDLSQLFQRQQIDSESPLERHDQPWARVYLVQHGLLRLFREAPSGKVAIHHFFSEGDLVWPVFGRTRTVRNTLCLTSVTPATLWVADFSRFRSTIRAHGEGLWPRFALALTEELAELTSMREFRKHTMPARERYQLLLEEYPELVKRVPDNQLASWLGVVPATFSRLKTGAIKNPGR; this is translated from the coding sequence ATGAACAGCATCCTCAGGCCGGACGTGACCTCTTCCCCCTGTATGCTGGGAGAAGACCACGCAGACATTGTCCGGCAAGAACCGGGTCCGCAATCCGACGCATTGCTCCACGGACTGAGCCGTGTGTTCGGGATCCGCCCCAATGACAACCCGGATGACACGGACACCCGCCTGCTCACCGATTTGTCCCAGCTCTTCCAGCGCCAACAGATCGATAGCGAATCCCCGCTGGAAAGGCACGACCAGCCGTGGGCTCGCGTGTACCTGGTGCAACACGGCCTTCTGCGACTGTTTCGGGAGGCGCCAAGCGGAAAAGTGGCGATTCACCACTTCTTTTCCGAGGGTGACCTGGTCTGGCCGGTGTTTGGCCGCACCCGCACCGTGCGCAACACGTTGTGTCTAACCTCGGTGACCCCGGCAACGCTCTGGGTCGCGGATTTTTCCCGATTTCGCTCGACCATCCGTGCCCACGGCGAGGGGCTCTGGCCCCGCTTCGCGCTGGCACTGACCGAAGAACTGGCAGAGCTGACCAGCATGCGCGAATTCCGCAAACACACCATGCCTGCCCGGGAACGATACCAGCTGCTTCTTGAAGAGTATCCGGAGCTGGTCAAACGCGTGCCGGACAACCAGCTGGCGTCCTGGCTGGGCGTTGTGCCCGCCACCTTCTCCCGCCTGAAAACCGGAGCCATCAAAAATCCGGGCCGTTGA